A part of Halobacillus shinanisalinarum genomic DNA contains:
- the yqfD gene encoding sporulation protein YqfD: MARHQLDYFYGLVTVHVKGALIEAFLQACTREGTYITNVKHISPNEVEMTIRLKDWTIYRKLRKKYRCKIKIVNRKGIPFLYQRMITKKAVLAAFICGIFALLLLANTLWSVEIEGLPPELEATVESQLEEYGVNEGKLTIGMKDPNEVQRLLLEDIPDLLWIGVKKKGTSYQLYGVMKTRQDPDETTRPADLVAAKKGMITKMFITKGRPLVSVNEVVEKGTKLATGELEEDSDEYIEAEGEVIAETWYKAEVQVPSKQQLQLTDGEKSSSYALSIGSLRIPLWGWWNDDTKGARIEKDEKQWEVFGWELPFKFQVKNMYPEDSNMNERTSEQIIEQGTLTAKRTLIQQLSEEAEIIEEKVLHEREEHGKVKLILLFKVHENIAVTKYITQGD; encoded by the coding sequence ATGGCGAGACACCAGTTGGACTATTTTTATGGATTAGTCACGGTGCATGTAAAGGGGGCGTTGATAGAAGCATTCCTTCAAGCCTGTACGAGGGAAGGAACCTACATTACAAATGTAAAACACATTTCCCCAAACGAAGTTGAAATGACCATACGACTCAAAGATTGGACAATCTATCGAAAACTTCGGAAAAAATACCGTTGTAAAATCAAAATAGTTAACCGTAAAGGAATACCATTTTTATATCAACGTATGATTACAAAAAAAGCTGTGCTCGCCGCTTTTATTTGTGGTATTTTTGCTTTACTTTTACTCGCAAATACGTTGTGGTCAGTGGAAATAGAGGGATTACCACCTGAACTTGAGGCTACTGTTGAAAGTCAGTTAGAGGAATATGGTGTAAACGAAGGAAAACTAACAATCGGTATGAAGGATCCTAATGAAGTACAAAGGCTTTTGCTAGAGGATATACCCGACCTGCTATGGATTGGTGTGAAGAAGAAGGGGACAAGTTATCAGCTATATGGAGTTATGAAAACGAGGCAAGATCCAGACGAAACAACAAGACCAGCTGATTTAGTTGCAGCAAAAAAGGGCATGATAACAAAAATGTTTATCACAAAAGGCAGGCCGTTAGTTTCTGTTAATGAAGTTGTTGAAAAAGGAACAAAATTGGCTACAGGTGAACTCGAAGAAGACAGCGACGAATATATTGAGGCTGAAGGAGAAGTTATTGCTGAAACGTGGTACAAAGCGGAAGTGCAAGTTCCTTCTAAACAACAGCTTCAACTTACAGACGGGGAAAAGTCATCCTCTTATGCTCTAAGTATTGGGTCGTTACGTATTCCGCTTTGGGGTTGGTGGAATGATGATACAAAGGGCGCGAGAATAGAGAAAGATGAAAAGCAGTGGGAAGTGTTCGGTTGGGAGTTACCTTTTAAATTTCAAGTGAAAAATATGTATCCAGAAGATTCTAACATGAATGAACGTACTTCAGAACAGATTATTGAACAAGGGACCCTAACTGCTAAACGAACTTTAATACAACAGTTGTCTGAAGAGGCTGAAATTATAGAGGAAAAAGTTTTGCACGAGCGTGAGGAGCATGGTAAAGTAAAATTAATCCTTTTATTTAAAGTGCATGAAAACATTGCGGTGACCAAGTATATAACCCAAGGAGATTGA
- the yqfC gene encoding sporulation protein YqfC, giving the protein MVKWQKQLRSWVGRYFDLPSDVMLDLPRITTIGSIHAYIENHTGLLHFSDQEVRLKYRDGHISIKGKELRIKMMLKEELLLEGTLDTVEFFTEQEKGGK; this is encoded by the coding sequence ATGGTGAAATGGCAAAAACAACTTCGTTCATGGGTCGGCCGTTATTTCGATTTACCTTCTGATGTTATGCTCGATCTTCCGCGTATAACAACGATTGGGTCGATCCATGCCTACATAGAAAATCATACAGGACTGTTACACTTTTCCGATCAAGAAGTCCGCTTGAAATATCGTGATGGCCACATCTCCATCAAAGGAAAAGAATTACGGATAAAGATGATGCTCAAGGAAGAACTGCTTTTAGAAGGAACTCTTGATACTGTAGAGTTCTTTACTGAACAAGAGAAAGGAGGGAAATAA